One segment of Acidobacteriota bacterium DNA contains the following:
- a CDS encoding cytochrome P450 codes for MSSVALPVVAVPPGPKGAPLVGTLFELRRNPVAFLTRIAREYGDLVYFKLGSQEVFLVNDPELIKDILVTNSKNFIKSRGLQMAKTILGEGLLTSEGEFHRRQRRLAQPAFHRQRIAGYADEMVKYGAKLRDRWQNGETLNIAEEMMQVTLAIVAKTLFDADVEAEAKDIGESLTTVMKLFDRVTLPFPQLINKLPLPSNFRFAKAQQRLDDTIYRIINERRKSGEDRGDLLSMLLLAQDEEGDGTGMTDKQLRDESMTLFLAGHETTANALTWTWYLLSQNPEAEAQFHAEIDSALAGRLPGFEDVPQLKYTTMVFSEAMRLYPPAWTLGRQVLNDYPLGQYVARQGSIILMSQYVMHHTERYYPQADKFDPERWTEAAQAARPKFAYFPFGGGSRLCIGEQFAWTEGVLLLATIGQLWRMRMMPGHRVEPKPIVTLRPKYGMKMTVEKRGLKR; via the coding sequence ATGTCATCAGTCGCTTTGCCGGTGGTTGCCGTGCCGCCCGGACCGAAAGGCGCTCCGCTTGTCGGCACGCTTTTTGAACTTCGCCGCAACCCGGTCGCTTTTCTTACACGCATCGCCAGAGAGTATGGCGATCTTGTCTATTTCAAACTTGGTTCACAGGAAGTCTTTCTCGTCAATGACCCGGAACTGATTAAAGATATCCTGGTCACCAACAGCAAAAATTTCATCAAGAGTCGCGGATTGCAAATGGCAAAGACCATTCTCGGAGAAGGATTGCTCACCAGCGAAGGCGAATTTCATCGTCGCCAACGGCGGCTTGCGCAACCGGCATTTCATCGTCAACGCATCGCCGGTTATGCCGATGAAATGGTCAAATACGGCGCGAAACTGCGCGACCGTTGGCAGAATGGCGAAACGTTAAACATCGCCGAAGAGATGATGCAGGTTACGCTGGCGATTGTCGCGAAGACTTTATTCGATGCCGATGTCGAAGCCGAAGCCAAAGACATTGGTGAATCACTCACCACGGTGATGAAACTTTTTGATCGTGTGACCCTGCCCTTTCCGCAACTGATTAACAAGTTACCGCTGCCGAGTAATTTCCGTTTTGCGAAAGCGCAACAGCGCTTGGATGACACCATCTATCGCATCATCAATGAGCGCCGGAAAAGCGGTGAAGACCGTGGCGATTTGCTTTCAATGCTCTTGCTTGCGCAAGACGAAGAAGGCGACGGCACAGGCATGACCGACAAGCAATTGCGCGATGAATCGATGACCCTGTTTCTGGCAGGACATGAAACCACTGCCAATGCCTTGACCTGGACCTGGTATCTGCTTTCGCAAAATCCTGAAGCCGAAGCGCAGTTTCACGCGGAGATTGACTCGGCGCTTGCCGGTCGTTTGCCGGGTTTTGAAGATGTGCCGCAATTGAAATACACGACGATGGTATTTTCTGAGGCGATGCGACTTTATCCGCCAGCCTGGACGCTTGGGCGACAAGTGCTCAACGATTATCCGCTCGGTCAATATGTGGCGCGCCAAGGGTCGATTATTTTGATGAGCCAGTACGTCATGCATCACACCGAGCGTTATTATCCCCAAGCCGACAAATTTGATCCTGAACGGTGGACGGAAGCCGCGCAAGCCGCAAGACCGAAATTCGCTTACTTTCCCTTCGGAGGCGGTTCGCGCTTGTGCATCGGCGAACAGTTCGCCTGGACGGAGGGGGTTTTGCTGCTGGCGACCATCGGGCA